A section of the Pimelobacter simplex genome encodes:
- a CDS encoding ComF family protein, whose amino-acid sequence MPTSSSLSSLTDGFVDLVLGSCCVGCERPGRALCAPCWAAVPGDAAFHGPRPPPPGLVPTFAVGDYDGVLRALVLAHKEHRVLALTRPLGRLLARSVAAALADLAGLEGLGELEGLGGVGGLARDGPVLLVPVPSRPAVVRRRGHDPTLAMTRVAARVLEAGLPAGPRVGVARLLRVRRGSGLVDQAGLGATARAANLAGTLTAPARVVRRAGERCPRAHVVLCDDVLTTGATLREAQRALEVVGVPVLGAATVAATRRKVAVPNFG is encoded by the coding sequence ATGCCCACCTCGTCATCGCTGTCCTCGCTCACCGACGGCTTCGTCGACCTCGTGCTCGGGTCGTGCTGCGTCGGCTGCGAACGGCCGGGGCGGGCGCTGTGCGCGCCGTGCTGGGCGGCGGTCCCGGGCGACGCGGCGTTCCACGGGCCCCGGCCGCCCCCGCCGGGGCTGGTCCCGACCTTCGCGGTGGGCGACTACGACGGCGTGCTCCGGGCGCTGGTGCTGGCGCACAAGGAGCACCGGGTGCTCGCGCTGACCCGGCCGCTGGGGCGGCTGCTCGCGCGGTCGGTGGCGGCGGCGCTCGCGGACCTCGCGGGTCTGGAGGGCCTCGGGGAGCTTGAGGGCCTCGGGGGCGTCGGGGGCCTCGCCCGGGACGGGCCGGTGCTGCTCGTGCCGGTGCCCTCACGGCCGGCGGTCGTGCGCCGGCGGGGGCACGACCCGACGCTGGCGATGACCCGGGTGGCGGCTCGGGTGCTGGAGGCGGGGCTTCCGGCGGGGCCGCGGGTGGGCGTGGCGCGGCTGCTCCGGGTCCGCCGTGGGTCGGGTCTCGTCGACCAGGCCGGGCTCGGCGCGACCGCGCGTGCGGCCAACCTGGCGGGGACGCTCACCGCGCCGGCGCGCGTCGTGCGGAGGGCGGGGGAGCGGTGCCCGCGGGCCCATGTGGTGCTGTGCGACGACGTGCTCACGACGGGGGCGACGCTGCGCGAGGCACAGCGCGCGCTCGAGGTCGTGGGGGTGCCCGTGCTCGGGGCCGCGACGGTTGCCGCGACCCGGCGCAAGGTCGCCGTACCGAACTTCGGGTGA